The genomic region ACAGAAGAGCTTAAttaacaaaagaaaagaaaaaaataaattatttaagTATACTAAAAAGTTTATAAAGTTTATTTTTCAATTTGTGGTGTATTTTATATAGGGTACCATGTATAAAGCAAGGAGGCATGAGGTTCACAATCAATGGTCACTCTTACTTCAACTTGGTTTTGATCACCAACGTGGGCGGTGCAGGGGATGTTCATAGCGTCGCGATCAAAGGGTCGAAAACAGGATGGCAAACAATGACAAGAAACTGGGGCCAAAACTGGCAAAGCAACTCTTATCTCGACGGTCAAAGCCTCTCTTTTAGAGTAACAGCCAGTGACGGAAGAGTTGTCACTAGCTACAACGTGGCACCTTCTGGTTGGCGGTTCGGCCAAACATTTCGAGGTCGTCAGTTTGAAGATCTCTGAGAATACCAATATCAAACCAGTATAGAAAGCCAACCCGAATCGGTTAGGTTCAAGATGGCGGTTCCCGGTTCAACCGGCCCATCCTGTATTGAATAAAAAGGGGATTTATGACTGTGGTTTTCAGTTTGTTAGTTTATACGCCGAgttatttttgttaaaaataattGTCCAATTTACAATCCTAGACTGTAACGCGATTTATACGATACATAATTGTCCATACATCGTTAATACGCGACGCGACCCAAGAGCAAAATATTCGGAAACTTTCTACATAAGTTAAAACACTCCTACCAAGAAACAAAAATCCGAAACGATACACCATGATCCGGCCCGGTACCAACTTAACCACACTCAATAGTTTAGCAGAGAATACTTGAGTCTCAATACAATTTTCTTTTTCTCCACACCAAGCTTACCACCAGTAACCACCCAATGACCCGGCGGATCCGCGGGCCCCTTACTCATCTCCGACGTATCGACAAACTTTACCAGCTTATTATTACTTCCTGAACCTGAGCTCGAATCACCGACACTGTTTCCATTGTCAGttgaccactttgacttgtcGGTCGGAGAGTGGTCCCACAAAGATCTTCGAACAGTGCAACCGGGTAACCGGGAATATAAAAGCTTCATGTAAAGAACGTTTCTTGACCCGAAATCCCAGACACCAAGCTGGGCCCCAGTGACGATGTGCACCCCACATGAGTCTCCGATAAAGGCTTCAGGGCTCTCGATTGGTGCGGTGCTGACATGAGAGAAGTTTTTCCACTTAACGGGCTCGAACCACCGGCTGTCTTGCTCCTCGGGTCCTAGCCACTTGGGTGCGCCAATGGCTACGTGTGTGTCCCAGTATGGACGGAGGATTTTTGGGAGGGATTGCAGGTGTTGGATATGAATGGCTAATCGGTTATGTTTTGCACCTTCTAAGCATAATCGTATGCCTGTAACAGGCTTGCGTCCCACCGATATCTATGTATAAATACACAAAATGAATAACTTATTAGtaataataacaaaaacaaaTGATTTTGGTTACAGATCAAAACGGGCCATGTAGTACCATACGAGTGAATTAAATTTGATTACAGAACTATAGTACCATTAAAACATAATATCGTAAATTCCTTTAAATAAAACCGTTAACGGTAGTTGTGAACATTTGAATGAATACACATTAGGTGGCCCTTGACCAGTTTAACCTGTTACCTGTTcttatatttttacctatttgATCGATCATCAAAACGGTACAACATTGACCCACTTCAAGACCCGTTTAACCCATAATCAATCAGTATAACCGAGTATGGGGCCCATCACAAACATAATTTTTAGTACTTATGTAAAACTCAGTTTTATATCTTTACCCTTTGGACCCATTATCAAATAAAGATACAACCCCAATTGACATTTGCAAATGAATCGATACTATGTTAATGCTCAGTGAGGTCAAATAGGTCAACCGAAACCGAAAACCGACGAAGCCGAACTgaaattaaccgaaaccgaattaacTGAAAATCGGTTATTGGTTTTTTTCAATACCATAGGTTAACTGAAATTTACCGTACCGAACCGAATCAGTTATAtcttcatatatttctagctttatacttccatttcatgtatttatacctccattttatttatatataccTCCAGTTCATGTATatatacatccatttcatgtatttatacctcgaTTGCATGTATTTCTAAACAAAAAATTTAGCCCTTGGTTGGTTTGgtaattaaccgaaattaaccgaaccgaaaaccgacaaacTAACCGAATAAACTGAACCGGTTAACTGATGACTTCGGTTACTGTTTCGGTTAATGCTAAAATCGAACCGTGCACGCCCCTAGACTATATATCAGATTTTGGGCGATGCATCAAATAAGTGTATCGTACAAACCATTTACTAACCGTCTTATAGGGGTGAGCAATAACCGAACTGTTAACTGAAACCGATAAAACCAAACCCAAATTAATCGAAAATCGGTTATCGGTTATTTTTTGTACCATCGGTTGACCGAACCAAaccatttatattttcatatatttctagcctttatacctctatttcatgtatttatacctccattacatGCATTTCTAAGCAAATATTTTAGCCCTTATTTGatttggttattaaccgaaccgaaaatcaaaaaattaaccgaaccgattaaCCGATGACTTTGGTTACAGTTTCAGTCAATGCAAataaccgaaccgtgcacacccctaccgTCTTACGCTCATGTTCGTATACTAACACGAAAAAACATGGATTCAAAGACACATACCTGATCTTGAGAAACATAAAGCTTTTGGCCCATCATGCTAAATTGTAAAGAAGGACAAACGGGCTCCTTTCTTTGATGTCCTGCAGGCCGGTCTTGTAACGGGGCCCACACTCGTGCCACCTGGAACTCGAGGAAATATCTCAGCTCTTCGATCTGAGGCTTGTCTGGGCACCAAACGAGTTACAACACATAAAAAATAATTTGTGAGTTGGTTTTCtatattttatttcacataaATATTAAATATCACATTCGACGATATGAGGCACATATACACACTTACATTCAAGGTAAAGATCTATAGCGCGGGTCAAATGCTCCTTTCCGGATAATCCGTCTAGAAGAGAAGTGATGGGAACGAATGACATGGCGATGACATCCGGAGAGTATTTTATAGTTTTACCCCATTGAATATGGCTTTGCTCTAAATCATCTCCTCCCCTTCTTCTAAAAATAACCGTTACATCCTGtgtaacaataaaaaaaataaattatagtCTAATATTGCAACAACTTTATAAAACCTTAAAAATACATGGTATTATATttaccctttcaaaaaagtttcAATATCATATTTACTCATTCcgtaattaaaaagaaaaaaaatacctATAACGTCCTTTTTTTCTGTATAACCGAACAAGAAAACAATTTTATATCTGTAAATCATCTTAGCTCATAATGTTCGCTGTGTTCATTCAAAGAAATAGAATGTTATAAGTAACTGTGTTTACGATGTTTACCACGGAATAGATAAATATGACATATTTAGTGCTTTAAAAGGGTAAATATGATATGAAATTTCAAAATTATAATGAAATTGCCACCATGTTTTACACTTTTACTACTCGCTCAAATGAGAAAAAGTCAACCATTGACTTTTCACTGTCAAATAAATTGCTAGAATTTAACAGAAAAGGTACAAGCATACAGTCTTACATACTTCCTTTGCATTTCCACCAAGTGATGGTGCACTTGCGGGTTGAGGATATACGCCTTGGCTACTAAACAACGATGGATCGCCACCCTGTAGAAAGACAAAAAAATGACCGGTGGAAAAATACAAATCAAAATCACACCTAGTGATATTTCCAAGAAAATGGTAGTACTAAAAGAATAACTTAAGAACTCTAGGTggcaattttgacccatttacttgttAATGGGTCGACTTGAGTTGTGTTATATCTCACGCTCAACgttaaaaattaaactaaaatggAAAGGAGCCAAACAGTTTGACACTTTGACCCTGGTTTAAAAATTTGGGTTGTGTTATAACCAAAGTCTATTTTTGTTACATACAATCTCCTAAAGAATCTTATTATTATACTCCTATgtaaagagtaaagtacacaaaTAATCCCTgtggtttttcaaaattttggaaCTGGTCCCTAGCTCTCCAGAAGTACATGGATGGTCTCACTTAAAGCATTTATgccccaacttttgccaaaagtacatggacGGTTCCTGTGGTTTGcgctttgtaacacatttagttcCTAACTTGGACCTcctgaaacctttagatttgttggctggggactaaatgtgttacaaagtgcaaaccacagggaccattcgtgtacttttggaaagctagggaccaaatccaaaattttgaaaaaccatagggactatacgtgtactttactcttatgTACATAGTATTATTGTGTAACCATGATTAACGGCTTAATTGATTATAATGGACACAGAAGAGTTTGAGCGCCATTccgaaatgacccatttctccgttATTAAAATATTCTGTTTGCACATTTTGCCACCCCTAGTAAGAAACAACTTGAAGAGTTTATACACGAAAAAcgaaagaacaaaaaaaaaaaaaacgcaatGTTGTTGCATAAACAAATAAGAAAAGAGAAACTAACCTTTTCCTTGTGTCTCAAAAGACCGGAATTGGTAAGGTTTTCAGGGTTGGTGAACCTCTGGTTTCCTATATCTTGAACATAGTTTTTTATTTCAGCGGTCGACAAAGGTGACGATTGGTGTTGTTTCACATATATTACATCTTTACCGCCAATTGTAACCGATGTGATTACATGTGTGCCAAAATTCTCGATAAAGCTATCACACAAAAGATAATGTATAAATAAACCATCAGTGATAAcgttaagttaaaaaaaaaaacacaaaattatattacgttaaaacaaaaaaatataagGCAGTTTCATATACATACTTTTAAAAAATTACATACTAAATTAATCCCAATAAAATGAATACCTTGCTAAGGCTGGTGGGTCCCACGTTGCGGGAACTGCTCGTTTAACACTTTCGTGCAACACTAAAGACGGTTTTGTGAGCTGAAATTTAGAAAGCGGGATGAAATAACCATCCATACATAGGGTTTTAGTTGCTGCGGAATCTACATGTTTTGAACCCGTAAAACTAAACGCAGCATTGAAGCTACCGAGAGGAACGTTTCCTGATAGGTTAGCTCTCTTGTTGAAATACTCGACCATCTGCAATCATATAGTTCACCCTTATAAATAATATTCTTATAAGTTCAGTATATTTTAACTtcaagttttttttataaattataattacTTCAAACCTTAAAAACGCTACGTTTGAACATCAAAAGCCCGTAACTAACAACAAAGATTCTTATAACATGAACCAACTACAACAAAAACCAAAAACTAACAGCGATCAACGATATACCTCATGATAACTGCAAACCCCGGACATAACACGGTCAATCGAATCCTGATAATTCTCTACATCTCTCGACACATTCGGCACAACCAAATTATCATAAATCCAAAGATCCCTTGTGTGTTCTTCATCAATCTCCACAACCTTAGACCCTGCTACCCCTTTACAATACAGCAACCTTGTATCGAAATTAACATCGAAGCCCTTACCCAATGCTTGTACAGAATTCATAGCAGTATGTAAAGCTGCTGCATTTTCCTCCATCTCATCAAACCCCAATATCAAGATTCAAGATTCAATTTTTAACCACAAACCCCCAATTTTTCAGATTCAATTTAGCAACAATTTGGGGATTAAACAACAAACCCACCTCGTAAACCCCAAGAAACTAGGTTTAATCCAAACCCTTTTCGAATTAGGGCTAACTGAAGTGATTTAACAGCTAAAGATTggatattttttttcaaaacccaATTAGGGTTCTTGAAAAAGAACAAGATTCTTGAATCAAAGGAGCTGTAACAGTGAAAAAAAGATTAAAGATTTACCGATGTGACAACTTAAGGTTCAAAGATCGAAAACCCATCTCAAATTCATCAACAGAAAAGGTATCTGACCGACTTGTGATTGACTCAGTGTCACTTTCTTTGGCTACGTACTGTGCAACGATTTACCAAGAATTTTCTACAAGTGTTTGAGTCCAAAACACGGCCTTTGACTCGGATTTATATTGCCAAATTTCATGtgattttacttttttttttttggttagtATTTTATATGAGTGTTTGAACTTTGAAGGGTATGGAAATTGGAACACTTGTACTATGACCAAGACACAAAGGGGTGTTTGCCTATTTGGATATGTTTTGTTGGATTTGATTATTTTGAAGTTAaaagttattattatattttgtgtTTTATGATAAACTTAGATGATGGTGTAATATTCGTACGGATCGGTGTAAGTTTGAATGCGTAAGATAACTGACAAGTAAAAGTTTAGCCAGTTACGTTAAGCATTAGTTGTCGTTGGATCTAGAGACGCAATCCTGGATTTATGACATAATAATGATAATTGTTAGGTGTATTTGGGCACGAGATTGCCGGTAGCACGTTATACAACCATACGACAAAAGGTGACGCCTTTGTCGCCTTTTAGCAGATCATAAATGGACCAAATCCAACAAGACACGGCATGCAGCGAGTCTCCCTTGTTGCAATATTGATGACGACAGATCGACGGTATCGATACAATGATTAGTCTTTGACCACTACTCTTCTAGAAGATTAAGATGCTTATGTTTATGCATTTAATATTGCATAGCCATCTATGTGTGTATATAGAAATATTACCCAATTCACTTTTACGTAAAGGATTAAGCACGAGGTTTAATCCTCATGAGGAGGCTAACAATGCATTAATTTGTCTCATGTAAGCATAAAATAAGATCATCACCAATGGAGGGGTTCAAATACACATGCAACATCACCTATTTGTGCCTCTATCACCCTACTCATCACTTGCCTCCCTCTTCTTTATCCTCTACCCATGTTTTTTCTTCCCTCTTCTCTATCCTCTACCTATTGTCTTTCTTCCCTCTTCTCTGTCCTTCCTCTCATTGTCGAGGATGTCCTTGAGAATTCGCTTTCTCTTGAGGGCATGTGTGAGTAAAAAATGGGCCCCATAATATAAACTTATATATTTAATTTCTTGAAGAAAATTGGGCTTTTTTTTAAAGAGACCTAACTTAATTTGATAAAGGTTAAAGAAGAAATTTCGGTCtgtatatcatatatatatatatatatatatatatatatatatatatatatatatatatatatatatatatataagcgaATAAAACGAAGAAATTTTTATATTAGGCCTCCAAAAATGGCTTTGTACGATTGCAGACTCCGCACGCCCTATGGGTCATCCCTGCTCACAATATTGTTAAATGCATGCATCTTCCCCACACACATCACCCTTATATGCACCTCATCTCAAATACAAGTCTTCCTTGTGATctttaaaacaaaacaaaaaaacaagtCGTCTAAGTgcatgtaacacccccaaaatactaAATTTTTATTATCGTGTTT from Helianthus annuus cultivar XRQ/B chromosome 10, HanXRQr2.0-SUNRISE, whole genome shotgun sequence harbors:
- the LOC110884422 gene encoding MACPF domain-containing protein CAD1, whose product is MEENAAALHTAMNSVQALGKGFDVNFDTRLLYCKGVAGSKVVEIDEEHTRDLWIYDNLVVPNVSRDVENYQDSIDRVMSGVCSYHEMVEYFNKRANLSGNVPLGSFNAAFSFTGSKHVDSAATKTLCMDGYFIPLSKFQLTKPSLVLHESVKRAVPATWDPPALASFIENFGTHVITSVTIGGKDVIYVKQHQSSPLSTAEIKNYVQDIGNQRFTNPENLTNSGLLRHKEKGGDPSLFSSQGVYPQPASAPSLGGNAKEDVTVIFRRRGGDDLEQSHIQWGKTIKYSPDVIAMSFVPITSLLDGLSGKEHLTRAIDLYLEYKPQIEELRYFLEFQVARVWAPLQDRPAGHQRKEPVCPSLQFSMMGQKLYVSQDQISVGRKPVTGIRLCLEGAKHNRLAIHIQHLQSLPKILRPYWDTHVAIGAPKWLGPEEQDSRWFEPVKWKNFSHVSTAPIESPEAFIGDSCGVHIVTGAQLGVWDFGSRNVLYMKLLYSRLPGCTVRRSLWDHSPTDKSKWSTDNGNSVGDSSSGSGSNNKLVKFVDTSEMSKGPADPPGHWVVTGGKLGVEKKKIVLRLKYSLLNY